In Triticum urartu cultivar G1812 chromosome 6, Tu2.1, whole genome shotgun sequence, the following proteins share a genomic window:
- the LOC125512392 gene encoding fatty acid desaturase DES2-like → MGAGGRMTEKERELLGRGGASTTFQRSPTDKPPFTLAQIKKAIPPHCFERSVIKSFSYLGHDLVIVAALLYVALVWIPTLPSVLQLGAWPLYWVVQGCVMTGVWVIAHECGHHAFSDSSLLDDIVGLVLHSWLLVPYFSWKYSHRRHHSNTGSLERDEVFVPYIYSNPVGRLGLLVVQLTIGWPMYLSLNTCGRPYPRFACHFDPYSPIYNDRERAQVSISDVGVLAVSLALSKLASALGFWWVVRVYGVPLLIVNAWLVLVTYLQHTHPALPHYDSTEWDWLRGALATMDRDYGILNRVFHNITDTHVAHHLFSTMPHYHAMEATKAIKPILGEYYQFDPTPVAKATWREAKECIYVRPEDRKGVFWYSNKFSAP, encoded by the coding sequence ATGGGTGCCGGCGGCAGGATGacagagaaggagcgggagctgctCGGCCGCGGCGGCGCCAGCACGACCTTCCAGCGCTCGCCGACGGACAAGCCGCCGTTCACGCTGGCCCAGATCAAGAAGGCAATCCCGCCACACTGCTTCGAGCGCTCGGTGATCAAGTCCTTCTCCTACCTGGGCCATGACCTCGTCATCGTCGCGGCCCTACTGTACGTGGCGCTGGTCTGGATCCCCACCCTCCCGAGCGTGCTGCAGCTGGGCGCCTGGCCGCTCTACTGGGTCGTGCAGGGCTGCGTCATGACCGGCGTCTGGGTCATCGCGCACGAGTGCGGCCACCACGCTTTCTCCGACTCCTCGCTGCTCGACGACATCGTCGGCCTGGTGCTCCACTCGTGGCTGCTCGTCCCCTACTTCTCGTGGAAGTACAGCCACCGCCGCCACCATTCCAACACGGGCTCGCTGGAGCGCGACGAGGTGTTCGTCCCCTACATCTACAGCAACCCCGTCGGACGTCTGGGGCTCCTCGTCGTGCAGCTGACCATCGGGTGGCCGATGTACCTGTCGCTCAACACCTGCGGCCGCCCGTACCCGCGCTTCGCCTGCCACTTCGACCCCTACAGCCCGATCTACAACGACCGGGAGCGCGCCCAGGTTTCCATCTCGGACGTCGGCGTGCTGGCCGTGTCCCTCGCCTTGTCCAAGCTCGCGTCGGCCTTGGGGTTCTGGTGGGTGGTGCGGGTCTACGGCGTGCCGCTGCTGATCGTGAACGCGTGGCTGGTCCTGGTCACCTACCTGCAGCACACCCACCCGGCGCTGCCGCACTACGACTCGACGGAGTGGGACTGGCTGCGCGGGGCGCTCGCCACCATGGACCGCGACTACGGCATCCTCAACCGCGTGTTCCACAACATCACGGACACGCACGTGGCGCACCACCTCTTCTCCACCATGCCGCACtaccacgccatggaggccaccAAGGCGATCAAGCCCATCCTCGGCGAGTACTACCAGTTCGACCCCACCCCCGTCGCCAAGGCCACATGGCGCGAGGCCAAGGAGTGCATCTACGTCCGGCCCGAAGACCGCAAGGGAGTCTTCTGGTACAGCAACAAGTTCTCTGCGCCTTAG